The Plasmodium berghei ANKA genome assembly, chromosome: 12 genome contains a region encoding:
- a CDS encoding 7-helix-1 protein, putative, protein MGEGKRYISNEFLEEFEDNEENIILIKNKINEYSFRLNSENEKHANQSIYCGIGGILYMDIVLYEYNNDYIYLEFGNNILKRINNYTCKNCISFLEGNIGVISLSCILNEYIENNKSVDINIKALIQNLKENSKELLQINSNCELLYGKSGYIYSLLFCKNAWINTKFKFFILKNLYNIMNSIIEYGLTKAEKHFNNTFLSLYFEWHKQVYLGSAHGYAGIFLILYKLIIFFFKYIDDLSISLILCYNDELINLNDLDKNEINKCKSAVISKLNENIKLIYKVVNEILQFYLTDEYNVYSSVRRKNKSQEKDNAIDNSDNLKKKKKEQLIQWCHGNVGFIILLIELLKYKYVPIYFKDKYNHKFLEKMGFLIWEKGLLYKGFGLCHGISGNGIAFLYLYNLTNDKKWYIMALKYALFSIKYFDKFYNIPDRPNSLYEGCAGLIVFLSFVLKPNLTYFLGYDFPNSIVSTDM, encoded by the coding sequence ATGGGAGAAGGGAAACGGTATATTTCGAATGAATTTCTGGAAGAATTTGAAGATAATgaggaaaatataattttaataaaaaataaaattaacgAATATTCATTTAGATTAAATAGTGAAAATGAGAAGCATGCAAATCAGTCAATTTATTGTGGAATTGGtggtatattatatatggatatagTATTATATGAGTATAACaatgattatatatatttagaatttggtaataatatattaaaaagaataaataattatacttGTAAAAACTGTATAAGTTTTTTAGAAGGAAATATTGGTGTAATTAGTTTATCATgtattttaaatgaatatatagaaaataataaaagtgtagatataaatataaaagcaTTAATTCAAAacttaaaagaaaattcaaaagaattattacaaataaatagtaattgtgaattattatatggGAAAAgtggatatatatattctcttttattttgtaaaaatgcATGGATAAATACtaaattcaaattttttatattaaagaatttatataatattatgaattCAATCATTGAATATGGTTTAACAAAAGCTgaaaaacattttaataatacattCCTTAGTTTATATTTCGAATGGCATAAACAAGTATATTTAGGAAGTGCTCATGGGTATGCaggtatatttttaatattatataagcttataatatttttctttaaatatattgatgATTTGTCCatatcattaattttatgttataatgacgaattaataaatttaaacgatttagataaaaatgaaataaataaatgtaaaagTGCAGTTATTTCAAAacttaatgaaaatataaaacttatatataaagtagtaaatgaaatattgcaattttatttaaccGACGAATATAATGTCTATTCATCAGTTAgaaggaaaaataaaagtcaAGAAAAAGATAATGCAATCGATAATTctgataatttaaaaaaaaaaaaaaaagagcaATTAATTCAGTGGTGTCATGGGAATGTAggatttattattcttttgattgaattattaaaatataaatatgtaccaatttattttaaagacaaatataatcacaaatttttagaaaaaatggGTTTTTTAATTTGGGAAAAAggtttattatataaaggaTTTGGTTTATGCCATGGTATATCTGGTAATGGAATtgcttttttatatttatataatttaacaaatgataaaaaatggtATATTATGGCATTAAAATACGCTCTTTTTTCtatcaaatattttgataaattttataatattccaGATAGGCCTAATTCATTATATGAGGGTTGTGCGGGATTGatagtttttttatcatttgttTTGAAGCCAAATTTGACATATTTTCTTGGATATGATTTTCCAAATAGTATTGTTTCTACTGATATGTAA
- a CDS encoding WD repeat-containing protein, putative produces the protein MNSIKRICGNHGVKCIQFLNPNLVCISFGNIIKIINIINKDILLEYAVSNSSNIYGLIYKKCEENKGILICHGVHKIYAYKLCINTCALKLLSKFCLNKWILKIKFLNCTQKKNDYTLITCLSNGSVVLLDIYKRIILQKWKFNDIFLLYSADIYIKKKKNYKIIIAGGTPFNKILLWNINITKKKKKKNINITSLKHYQELKGHRGIIFKVKFFKKSKYLGSTSDDREGIIWSKINKDGNDKIIKKEYNEEISEMNDNDNNNILLNKSNNLLFYYKIDKILTGHDARIWDIEMCKYKNNIYFVTCSEDSTCIIYEIKDRIKENDINNKSVCRQNGFSFKYSSACSGSIRFILFNPSYKILLSGFDNGSVHLISIYKLIKNNFKINCIKNNQVNKENKSEYIFENNSNLYYYDEQILKKKNMINFLDDSLNKELDKTNDWIRSINHINMTNIIICTNFGKIYILKTNKINNRLVLLHKIEDKNCLLTCLTFYGLNYICLGFSNGFSSFLFLSNLKDNNHPNIIFSKNFNCFSHRVSDMNLIPLSTLSYKQIISFIENKNLGNILYLNLKKDTLSNTKQNILDSNTTIYASTDDFTFYKVIYNTEMETDVEISKVEPFVSSFLLATFDHTGNIKFFGVQNEDGKINFIEISETLIDVKNQKSKIISFNYALREKHTKQGSQISLNILIFLGDEYGCIFIIYLKIPIQIKDKKRIYDFKNLTIKHKDKIRIHSNRKVFDIKIIDGFIYSCGQNGNIIKYQLYKNKIYTLYKLCLIKIPYYSSIYKLIPIFINTKKDVASEPVSRCGKRGTTSEPANDATYSQEDNIHNIIVCCFKEKKFVLYDLKNKIEYISIECGGFRRPLSIFMKYTNNLVNTFSFCFCKEKNIFFYFKELNQNKSNIIPYHQIYINSDFHTKTISSILWINKNYFITCSEDGTIKILFSKPIRQNQESKSYIFDPKKNIKKKYNSKNYILNRIEVVQNIYNHNEPIFSMCFLKNPFYKFRNLRFLASVGAKNSINLFYIFMNNNNIPIIYHIEKLKVPIFSSNLRFLCVEGSYKISEYTENSYVINFDIFIGTSIGHIFRYNNGIYKFVIYKNIVFSKVQKHANLTNSYNLHSTILSINFINIFKNKISKNINNESNIEMCNHIPHDMVHKSDLNELCFFIKKKKYIKMDNKEIHNILVCGLNNGNVYIYHIEENKMNLLKKVKVHQNGINQIAIKKKNNRIIHIFTCGDDQSVNILSIKIKDKIKQLEIKKNENSNNHINQTISNNFNIQKRFKICILQNTNFPNSHYSSIRAIVNFSNYIITTSWDQYISIWKINGCSANKNSDRNIDKNIIILSIFKKFKMAVYDVSCLSYLPIKKKKHIFKNCENKLKHLEIHNLETNRKYYNCKMYLSVGGTNGSIECFSLNLTK, from the coding sequence ATGAATAGCATAAAACGAATTTGTGGTAATCATGGGGTGAAATGTATACAGTTTTTGAACCCCAATTTAGTATGTATTTCTTTtggaaatattataaaaataataaatataataaataaagatatattgTTAGAATATGCAGTTTCAAATAgtagtaatatatatggattgatttataaaaaatgtgaagaaaataagggtatattaatatgtCATGGGgtacataaaatatatgcctACAAATTATGCATAAATACATGTGCTTTAAAACTATTATctaaattttgtttaaataaatggatattaaaaataaaatttttaaattgtacacaaaaaaaaaatgactATACCCTAATAACATGTTTAAGTAATGGATCTGTTGTATTATTAGACATATATAAACgtattattttacaaaagtggaaatttaatgatatatttttactatataGTGCcgatatttatataaaaaaaaaaaaaaactataaaatCATAATAGCGGGAGGGACCCCtttcaataaaatattgctatggaatataaatatcacaaaaaaaaaaaaaaaaaaaaatataaatataacttCATTGAAACATTATCAAGAATTAAAGGGACATAGAGGTATCATATTTAAAgtgaaattttttaaaaagtcAAAATACCTTGGCTCAACATCTGATGATAGAGAGGGAATAATTTGGtctaaaataaacaaagatggaaatgataaaataataaaaaaagaatataatgaagaaatatCAGAAATGaatgataatgataataataatatacttttaaataAGTCTAACAATTtgttgttttattataaaatagaTAAGATACTAACTGGGCATGATGCTAGAATATGGGATATTGAAATGtgcaaatataaaaacaatatttattttgttacaTGTAGTGAAGATTCGacttgtattatatatgaaataaaagatagaataaaagaaaatgatataaacaataaaagTGTATGTAGACAAAATggattttcttttaaatattcaagTGCATGTTCAGGATCAATTcgatttattttatttaatccatcttataaaattttactTTCAGGATTTGATAACGGTTCTGTTCATTTGATTtcaatttataaattaataaaaaataatttcaaaataaattgtataaaaaataaccaagtaaataaagaaaacaagtcagaatatatttttgaaaataattcaaatctttattattatgacgaacaaattttaaaaaaaaaaaatatgataaattttttagatgatagtttaaataaagaattagACAAAACTAATGATTGGATTAGGTCtataaatcatataaatatgaccaatataataatttgcacaaattttggaaaaatatatattttaaaaactaataaaataaacaatagATTAGTATTGTTACATAAAATCGAggataaaaattgtttattaacatgtttaactttttatggattaaattatatttgtctTGGATTTAGTAATGggttttcttcttttttatttttatcaaatttgAAAGACAATAACCATCCAAATATAAtcttttcaaaaaattttaattgtttttcaCATCGAGTAAGTGATATGAATCTAATTCCTTTATCGACTTTAagttataaacaaattatatcatttattgaaaataaaaatttaggtaatattttatatttgaacttaaaaaaagatacaTTGAGTAAtacaaaacaaaatattttagatTCTAATACTACAATTTATGCATCTACTGATgattttacattttataaggttatatataatactgAAATGGAAACAGATGTTGAAATATCCAAAGTAGAACCTTTTGTTTCAAGCTTTTTATTAGCTACATTTGATCATAcaggaaatataaaattttttggagtacaaaatgaagatggaaaaattaattttattgaaaTATCTGAAACATTAATAGATGtgaaaaatcaaaaatcaaaaataatatcatttaattaTGCATTAAGAGAAAAACATACAAAACAAGGATCTCAAATTAGTTTGAacattttgatatttttagGTGATGAATATGgctgtatttttattatttatttaaaaatacctattcaaataaaagataaaaaaagaatatacgattttaaaaatttaactattaaacataaagataaaatacGGATTCATAGTAATCGAAAAGTCTTTGACatcaaaataattgatGGATTCATTTATTCGTGTGGacaaaatggaaatataataaaatatcagttatataaaaataaaatatatacattatataaattatgcTTAATTAAGATTCCATATTATTCAtctatttataaattaattccAATATTCATTAATACTAAAAAAGATGTTGCGTCTGAACCCGTTTCTAGATGCGGCAAAAGGGGTACTACATCTGAGCCTGCTAATGATGCAACTTATTCCCAAGAAgataatattcataatataattgtttgttgctttaaagaaaaaaaatttgttttatatgatttaaaaaataaaattgaatatatatcaatagAATGTGGAGGTTTTAGAAGGCCATTaagtatttttatgaaatatacaaataatttgGTGAAcacattttcattttgtttttgtaaagaaaaaaatatttttttttatttcaaagaattgaatcaaaataaatctAATATTATACCATACcatcaaatttatataaattcaGATTTTCATACTAAAACTATTTCTTCTATTTTAtggataaataaaaattattttattacatgTTCAGAAGATGGAACtatcaaaattttattctCCAAACCAATTAGACAAAATCAAGAATCAAAATCCTACATTTTTGacccaaaaaaaaatataaaaaaaaaatataacagtaaaaattatatactgAATCGAATTGAGGTGgttcaaaatatttacaatcATAACGAGCCAATTTTTTCTATGtgctttttaaaaaatccaTTTTACAAATTTAGAAATCTTAGATTTTTAGCAAGTGTAGGTGCAAAAAATTCTATTaaccttttttatatttttatgaataataataatattccaATTATCTATcatatagaaaaattaaaagttCCAATTTTTTCAAGTAACCTTCGATTTTTATGTGTTGAAGGAAGTTATAAAATATCAGAATATACAGAAAACAGTTATGttattaattttgatatatttataggAACATCAATAGGTCATATATTTCGATATAATAatggaatatataaatttgtaatatataaaaatatcgtTTTTTCAAAAGTTCAAAAGCATGcaaatttaacaaattcttataatttacatagcacaatattatcaattaattttattaatattttcaaaaataaaatatcaaaaaatataaataatgaatcaAATATAGAAATGTGTAATCATATTCCCCATGATATGGTACATAAATCAgatttaaatgaattatgtttttttattaaaaaaaaaaaatatataaaaatggataacaaagaaatacataatatacTAGTATGCGGATTAAATAATGgaaatgtttatatttatcatattgaagaaaataaaatgaatttattaaaaaaagtcaAAGTACATCAAAATGGAATTAATCAAATAgctattaaaaaaaaaaataataggattatacatatttttacatgTGGAGATGATCAATCTGTTAATATACTTtccataaaaattaaagataaaataaaacaattggaaattaaaaaaaatgaaaatagtaataaccATATTAATCAAACTAtttctaataattttaatatacaaaaacgatttaaaatttgtattttgcAAAATACAAACTTTCCAAATTCACATTATTCATCAATTAGAGCAAttgtaaatttttcaaattatatCATAACAACATCTTGGGATCAGTATATTTCtatatggaaaataaatGGATGTAGTGCTAACAAAAATAGCGACAGaaatattgataaaaatattattattttgtctATTTTCAAGAAATTTAAAATGGCGGTTTATGATGTTTCATGCTTAAGTTATTTaccaattaaaaaaaaaaaacatatttttaaaaattgtgaAAATAAACTAAAGCACTTAGAAATTCATAATTTAGAAACTAATCGAAAATATTACAATTGCAAAATGTATTTATCAGTTGGTGGTACAAATGGCAGTATCGAATGCTTCTCATTAAATTTGACAAAATAA
- a CDS encoding RNA methyltransferase, putative yields the protein MKISTNIIGKYVGSNKYTCSFPFFNIHQKLDNYIKNNQSVFHFNYKIVLSFTTFNKDSEPNKDEINSNNSSLNPHWIGIEQSDVYKQVAKGQKKIDYIKKNGENNEYLSISKRSKLMKYIIRLRKKSNFRKKNNAFFVKDTKTIMNLSRDHNLTMEVVLSNSKTFLKYFKDKCNKLYYVNNDILNYIFLDSLKFMKGKNYDSVAIVKIPNIENTKTEKKIKFLLALDRIRYAYNLGKILNIAYSMNIDSIFYIHNTVDPYNHNVMDITRGKHLFIPYNVGSYSELNKFCEQNNLVPIVAHTNGIAPQAFLKNLTNQGICLILGNESYGPHKDIFSFAKPICLPMHEMTNSLNVSVAAGIIIHYLKNAL from the exons atgaaaatttcaacaaatataataggGAAATATGTAGGaagtaataaatataccTGTTCATTTCCCTTTTTTAACATTCATCAAAAATTggataattatataaaaaataatcagAGTGTATTccattttaattataaaatcgTTTTATCATTTACAACTTTTAACAAAGATAGTGAACCAAATaaagatgaaataaattcaaataattctAGTTTAAATCCACACTGGATAGGGATTGAACAAAGTGATGTATATAAGCAAGTTGCTAAaggacaaaaaaaaatagactatataaaaaaaaatggagaaaataatgaatactTAAGTATTTCTAAAAGGTCAAAGcttatgaaatatataatacgattaagaaaaaaaagtaattttcgaaaaaaaaacaatgcattttttgttaaagaTACAAAAACAATCATGAATTTATCAAGAGATCATAATTTAACCATGGAAGTTGTTTTATCTAATTCTAaaacttttttaaaatattttaaagataaatgtaataaactatattatgtaaataatgatatattaaattatatatttttagattcattaaaatttatgaaaggtaaaaattatgattcTGTAGCTATAGTAAAAATCccaaatatagaaaatacaaaaacagaaaaaaaaataaaatttttattagcaTTAGATAGGATTAGATATGCATATAACCttggaaaaatattaaatatagcTTATTCAATGAATATTgattctatattttatattcataatacAGTAGACCCATACAATCATAATGTTATGGATATAACTAGAGGGAagcatttatttattccttATAATGTTGGATCATATAgtgaattaaataaattttgcgaacaaaataatttagttCCAATTGTTGCACACACAAATGGTATAGCTCCACAAgcctttttaaaaaatttaactAATCAAGGAATATGTCTTATTCTAGGAAATGAATCATATGGCCCCCACAAAGATATTTTCTCTTTTGCAAAACC AATATGCTTACCAATGCATGAAATGACTAATTCACTTAATGTTTCGGTAGCTGCGGGAATTATCATACACTATCTTAAAAAtgcattataa
- a CDS encoding inner membrane complex protein 1g, putative, producing the protein MCSTPNKLACCSGDNVFDPNPNENETYPQVVNKHLPSKVLEPIVQNKIIEVPKEVYLEKIVEVPQIKTVERIVEQIRPVVKYKNIYKTKTVYVEKIKNIDKIIYEEKIIEVPQIKTIEKVVEVPVYVDRERIIHVPKYMVVEKVIPVLKTTKKESIKEIPEIIFPNMGVIEDVESEEHHVEELKENETASISNDNDAEILNNLHLENINSQIMMNIGSTEDTTVDTIRENNYCTTVSCKFIPPFGDFPKIQESMCKGFPEREKRFSNINIYATKDNSLPKIRISKTPNVVHRGFYCN; encoded by the coding sequence ATGTGTTCTACACCCAATAAATTAGCCTGTTGTTCTGGAGACAACGTTTTTGATCCTAACCCAAATGAAAATGAGACATATCCACAAGTGGTGAATAAACATTTACCATCAAAAGTTTTAGAGCCAATtgttcaaaataaaattattgaaGTTCCTAAAGAAGTATATTTAGAAAAGATTGTAGAAGTTCCTCAAATAAAAACCGTTGAAAGAATAGTAGAACAAATAAGACCAGTTGTTAagtacaaaaatatttataaaacaaaaacagTATatgttgaaaaaataaaaaatattgataaaataatttatgaagaaaaaattattgaaGTTCCTCAAATTAAAACTATTGAAAAGGTTGTCGAAGTACCAGTATATGTAGACAGAGAACGAATTATTCATGTACCAAAATATATGGTCGTTGAGAAAGTTATACCTGTATTAAaaacaacaaaaaaagaaagtaTTAAAGAAATTCCtgaaataattttcccAAATATGGGTGTAATAGAGGATGTAGAATCAGAAGAACACCATGTTGAAGagttaaaagaaaatgaaaccGCAAGTATCTCCAATGATAATGATGCTGAAATATTAAACAATTTAcatttagaaaatataaactcTCAAATAATGATGAATATTGGATCTACCGAAGATACAACTGTTGATACTATACGTGAAAACAATTATTGTACCACAGTAAGTTGTAAATTTATACCACCCTTTGGCGATTTTCCAAAAATTCAAGAATCAATGTGTAAAGGATTTCCAGAAAGAGAAAAACgtttttcaaatataaatatatacgcAACAAAAGATAATTCTCTTCcaaaaataagaatatCAAAAACTCCAAATGTAGTTCATAGAGGTTTTTACTGTAACTAG
- a CDS encoding NIMA related kinase 2, with protein sequence MSNPKKIGAYDVVKSIGRGSFGIVTAVKNEQGEIFVVKQLDISCMNYKEKMNVINELKALIEVSTHPFIVKYKEAFIEDGTLYVAMDYCSKGDLKKYIKRAKEMKTIIPENKIKRWLLQIITAIKFIHEKKLIHRDLKCNNIFLDENEKAKIGDFGLAKLLEKTDQTNTLCGTVGYMAPEVCKNVPYSFSADIWSIGVILYELIALRHPFKSKNGNMLSIVQKVCEEQPDPLPSIYSKDLRNLCYWMMSKCSEKRPTVYDIIGTEYFQEEVNLLKGEIMQRKEK encoded by the exons atgtctaatccaaaaaaaataggaGCTTATGATGTCGTAAAATCAATTGGACGTGGATCATTTGGAATTGTCACAGCAgttaaaaatgaacaagGGGAAAT aTTTGTTGTTAAGCAGCTAGACATATCGTGCATGAATTATAAGGAAAAGATGAATGTAATAAACGAGTTAAAG GCTCTAATTGAAGTATCAACCCATCCATTTATTGTCAAATATAAAGAGGCATTTATTGAAGACGGGACTTTATATGTCGCCATGGATTATTGCTCAA AGGGtgatttgaaaaaatatataaaaagagcaaaggaaatgaaaacaattattccagaaaataaaattaaaagatgGTTGCTACAGATAATTACAgcaataaaatttatacatgaaaaaaaacttataCATCGAg atttaaaatgtaataatatatttttggatgaaaatgaaaaagctAAAATTGGAGATTTTGGGTTAGCAAAGCTTTTAGAGAAAACAGACCAAACAAACACACTATGTGGAACTGTTGGTTATATGGCCCCAGAAGTTTGCAAa aatGTGCCATATAGTTTCTCAGCAGATATATGGTCTATAGGAGTAATTCTATATGAACTAATTGCATTAAGACATCCATTTAAATcgaaaaatggaaatatgCTTTCAATTGTTCAGAAGGTTTGTGAAGAGCAG cCTGATCCACTTCCTAGTATTTATTCTAAGGACTTAAGAAATTTATGTTATTGGATGATGTCAAAATGCTCTGAGAAAAGACCAACTGTCTATGATATTATTGGGACTGAATATTTTCAAGAAGAGGTAAATTTATTGAAAGGTGAAATTATGcaaagaaaagaaaaataa
- a CDS encoding RAP protein, putative encodes MIKPRIWTSMIFNIIKQEKGYSTKNVMQIERQKVESLILYFQKCIQEDRTNNCNLFNFNVIHDDKPSIKNIHINLVRISYFLKNIKVDENKWLSIYEQISELEIINDKLYLRKKHVEDDEIKKNKYDANNKKKNYDHENKNNIENTPIFSTNYILENNLSIKYNIQELHASYLFVFNTCITSLSKYISLYDIQKYLLILKKCERFFNFFFKLHKNKKGKKNSNISPKLNFLYLYSTSQNYMENAKILKTQNNNNIIINEKDKFNFSYYYEELYKLKYHQIFINKINLIINIFKNINLYSISYEHFEQVLNFLYNKTKNGIVIENIILNFLQYFVKQIKNETEDKNANFKNIHINSLFKVVNIMYYSKIVHKDIMENFVKILKKYKNTNNICNGNIFFNSLKLLTLLERNDDIIYIYKYCKEYIIFNKNPQHIFNLFFFSSIIGLFDLSLINLYISLLKKYKIIPTTFDMSYNIHQNYNDDISKVHTPFLYKKYYTLLGWNIVMNNFVKHLKDDQKEAIEIVKINFNNKNVNYIYSNKISNNVAHLLKEINFLLNFYQINMTKVSNTQKNNFFYNQYTIYTILKKKFNEHSIIYEYISKQNILIDILLILKKNQHHIDYYKLFAIEFNGRTHYNLQINQDNLITNNLHYYLKENYNTQFKKFITSNLGFINIYIPFYKWNSLNLSQKELYLINYIHSFK; translated from the coding sequence ATGATAAAACCAAGGATCTGGACAAGTATGatctttaatattattaaacaGGAAAAAGGTTATTCcacaaaaaatgtaatgCAAATTGAAAGACAAAAAGTAGAAagtttaattttatattttcaaaaatgtATACAAGAAGATCGAACTAATAAttgtaatttatttaattttaatgttATACATGATGACAAACCaagtattaaaaatatacatattaacTTAGTCAGAATATCATactttttgaaaaatattaaagttgatgaaaataaatggcTATCTATTTATGAACAAATAAGTGAGctagaaataataaatgataaattatatCTAAGAAAAAAACACGTAGAAGATGAcgaaataaagaaaaataaatatgatgcaaataataaaaaaaaaaattacgatcatgaaaataaaaataatatcgaAAATACACCAATATTCTctacaaattatattttggaaaataatctatctataaaatataatattcaaGAATTACACGcgtcatatttatttgtttttaacaCATGTATCACCTCGTTGTCTAAATATATCTCTCTATATGACATACAGAAATATTTGTTgatactaaaaaaatgtgaacgtttttttaactttttttttaaattacacaaaaataaaaaaggcaaaaaaaatagtaatatatCTCCAAAATtaaactttttatatttatattcaactagccaaaattatatggaaaatgcaaaaattttaaaaaccCAAAATAACAAcaacataataataaacgaaaaagacaaatttaatttcagctattattatgaagaactatataaattaaagtatcatcaaatatttattaataaaataaatctaattatcaatatatttaaaaacattaatttatattctaTTAGTTATGAACATTTTGAACAagttttaaattttttgtacaataaaacaaaaaatggtATAGTAATTGAGAATATTattctaaattttttgcaatattttgtaaaacaaatcaaaaatgaaacagaagataaaaatgcaaattttaaaaatattcatattaattCACTGTTTAAAGTTGTTAATATTATGTACTATTCCAAAATTGTTCACAAAGATATCATGgaaaattttgttaaaatcttaaaaaaatataaaaatacaaataatatatgcaatggaaatatattttttaactctttaaaattattaacattattagaaagaaatgatgatattatatatatatataaatattgcaaagaatatattattttcaacaAAAATCCacaacatatttttaatcttttttttttttcgtctATTATTGgtttatttgatttatctcttattaatttgtatataagtcttttaaaaaaatataaaataataccTACTACTTTTGATATGTCTTATAATATTCaccaaaattataatgatgatatatCAAAAGTGCATACAccttttttatacaaaaagtATTACACATTATTGGGGTGGAATATAGTtatgaataattttgttaaacATTTAAAAGATGATCAAAAAGAAGCAATCgaaattgttaaaataaattttaataacaaaaatgtcaattatatttactcaaataaaatatccaATAATGTTGctcatttattaaaagaaattaattttttgttaaatttttatcaaattaatATGACCAAAGTTTCTAAtactcaaaaaaataattttttttataaccaATATACCATATATaccattttaaaaaaaaaatttaatgaacACTCAAtcatatatgaatatatatccaaacaaaacattttaattgatatattattaatctTGAAGAAAAATCAACATCATATAGATTACTACAAATTGTTTGCAATTGAATTCAATGGACGGACGcattataatttacaaATTAATCAAGATAATCTAattacaaataatttacattattatctgaaagaaaattataatacacaatttaaaaaatttatcacATCAAATTTAggttttattaatatttatattcccTTTTATAAATGGAATAGTTTAAATTTATCACAAAAAGAATTATATCTTATCAATTATATACACTCTTTTAAATGA